Below is a genomic region from Granulicella sibirica.
AGAAGCAGGTCGACGGCGTCAGCATCGCCACCATCTACCGCAACATCGGCAGCCTGGTCGAAGAGAAGTGGCTCACCGAGGTCCCGGTCCCGGGCGGTGCGAGCCGTTACGAGGTCGCCGGCAAGGGCCATCACCACCACTTCCAGTGCAATACCTGCGGCACGGTCCACGAACTCGAAGGGTGCGAACTCGTCATGAAGCCCAAGCTCCCGCGCGGCTTCAAGTACGCCAGCCACGAATACTTCGTCTACGGTCTCTGCGCCGACTGCGTGAAGTGATTTCCGGTCAAGTGCCCGTTCCTGACCGGGTACCCCCCCCCTCCCATTGCCTTGGTGTAAGTTCTTTCTTTACAGTAGTTTGCGGCGGATTACCTGCTGTAAACTACTCAAAACAAAAGACTTGCAGCTAAATATTAGGCAGCATTGGACTTACACGAAGATGGATGGTGTCGGGCTGGTGGTGTCTTCGAGGCATCGAATCCGCTCCGCTATTTATCCACCCAAGAACATTGTTTCATACCGACCGAAACTCATCGGCAAGTTTATCTCCTATTTTGAGTGAGTTAGGGGAAACGGGGCTTGACAAGCGAATTTGCCCGTGTTTTCCGTGAAAGAATCTTCAAGTCGTTGCATACATGTCGGTTACAAAGGGGTCAGGGAAGGCGTTAGAATCGCTCCACCTATGGGAACCGCCGTCGGCAACACGATCAACAGCCCGGAGGTCGCGGCGATCCGCCGCCTGCTCGAAGGCTGGGCCGAGCGAACCCGCACCGGTCAGCTCGAGCACATTCTCGACGATCACGCGGAGGACGCCCTGATCTACGACATGCTTCCTCCGTTGAAGTACGAGGGGACGGAAGCCTATCGGCGAAGCTGGGGCGACTGGCACCCCGACACACCAGACGAGGGCCGGTTTGAACTCCAGGACCTTTCCGTTATCGCCGGAGAGGACGAAGCTTTGGCCCAAGGCTCGATCCAATGCGGCGGACCCCTGGCTCTCGACGGACCTTCTCCGAAATTCCGCTTGGAAGAAGATCAATGGCATTTGGAGGATCCAGCAAGAGCGTATCTCAAAGGCGATGGCTAACTGACCATCTTAGCGGTTCAGAGAGTCGCGATCCGGAGGCGCGCGCTAGGCTCGCTCACGGGCTAACTTGCCGAGTCGTTGATTTATCGTCAAGCAAAGCCGCATAGCCAAAGGTTATCTGCACTAAGCTCAAGAGTGCCACATAAGACCAGAAGACCTTGCCTCGATTACCTTCTAAGGAAGATCGCGTGTAGGCGTGTTCAAGATCGGCGTCACGAGAACCAGAGTGCTCAATGAGGTTTTGATCGTCCATCGAAGAGTAGGGTTCGACCAATCTAGGATTGCGAACAGAGCCTTTGATTACGAAGGTGGTTCCGTCTGATAGGGGTACTATGTATGTTTGCTCTAGATGTAAATATAGCAAACAGGATCCTACCAGTAAGACGAATGCTAATTGGACTACAAAACCCTGACATGTCGCCCGAGGCATAGCATACGGTATCAGTACGGACACTGCTATAACGATCATGGCTATGGAAGTCCAGGATGTGGAGGCATCCCCCATCGGGGGCATCCACAGCGCGGATTTATGCTGAAAAAAACGCGCGACGAGGGGAAGACCAAACACCGCACACTGAAGAATGCGAACCAAACCCAGGAATTTAGTGATCGGCATGATATTTGCAGCCTAACTTCTCTTCCCGCAAAGGGATAGGATTCTGCAACCATGGGTTTAGGTCCAAAAGTTTCGAACAACCTGACCAAGAAACTCGAAATGTCCATCTCAATTTTGGAAGCGGTTGGTTCTCGAGATTAGAAACCCCAGCCCACTTGACTTCCTTTTCGCCTAGCCGTGATAGATAAACCTCTGCACCCGCAGGTTCTGTCGTAAGGGACCATGTAAAGGTTGTGCTGCCGTCCTTAGAGATTTCTAGAAAACCCTTCACCATGTCTTCTAAGACCGGGACGAATTCGTCGAACGCTTTCTGTAAAGTGCTATCAAGCTCCTCCTTCGTAGGCGCAACTGTGACAGACTGTGAAGCCTGCGGACGAGATAGCTGTAATGTGGACGCGCGGATCAGCCGCGGTAACGTCCCATTTTCTCTAACAGATGCCCGGCGAGAGCTTAGCCTCTGAAGAATCGCGTCGAGCCTTCGATCGAAGTCTTCGAACATGGGAGGAATCTGGCCGCTTGGCAGTTGCTTCACACTCTCCGGACGGTCCGCAATCCGGCTGCGAGTCAGGTCGACGGTAGACTTAGCCAAGCGGATCTGCCCACTCAGATATGCTCGATTCAGGTAAGTATCTCTGCCCACAGTTTTGAACTTGACTCCAATTTCTTTTAAAATCGCGTCCGATCTTATTGAGGCATCAAAAAACGAGTTTCGAAGATCAAGGGATAAGGTCGCATCACCTTGGACCTGAGGAAGAATCCTCGGGGGTGGCGGCGGAATTGGATCGGCGTCGACAACCGTAATAATAGGGAAGCGCACTCCTGTAACCGTCTGCCGTAAGTCACCGTTTTCGAGCACGAATGAATCCTCGTCCGCCCGGTACTCTCCACTCGAAGTGCTTTGGGTAGTCTGACAGGATAGTCTTACAACGATCTGATCCGGGGCCGAGGACACGTCGCACTGGAAGCTGGCTCCGCTACCCGACCGGAAAAATACGCTGGCCCTGAAGCCCTGAGGAGAGGGGCTCTTCAAAGAAAAAGGAATGCCAAACTCACTTCCTGCTTTGATTGTTGCCTCGGAAATTGGCACCGCAGCCTTCGCTTGCGCGTCGCCCGCAAGAGGAAAAAGGCATCCAGCCACTACAGGGATTGCGATCTGCCAAACCTTCATAGGATCACTGTAGACTTAAATGTCTGCACTCTGCATCGAATGATAGATTATGGCAATCCACAAACTAAAAGCCCGCCTGCAGTCCTCGAACCGAGGTATCTGAAAACGGGCTTCTTGGGAACTCGAAGAGCTAAGAACTATGCCTTGGCTTCGCGGTAGGGCACGTGCTTGCGGATCTTAGGGTCGTACTTGCTGAGCTCGAGCTTGCCGCTCTTGAGCTTGGGGTTCTTGGTGGTGGTGTAGAAGTGGCCGGTGCCGGCAGTGGAGACGAGCTTGATGATGGTCCGCATAGTTAGGCCGCCTTTGCTTTCGACTTGAGCATCGCTGCTTCGAAGCCGAGCTTGGTGATGTTACGCAGTCCGGCCATGCTGACGCGCATGCGGATGAAGCGCTTTTCGGAGGGTACCCAAATGCGCTTCCACTGCAGGTTCGGCTCCCAGCGGCGCCGCGACTTGTTATTCGCGTGCGAACGCTTGTTACCACTCATCGGGCGCTTGCCCGTTACTAGACATACCTTGGCCATAACTATCCTCTAACCCGGGAAACCCCAGAACTCTTAGATCATATAGTAAAACGTGCCGTTTTTCCACCCCAAACGGCACAAAAACACACAAACGAATGCGCCTAGCCGAGCGTTCCGACCAGAACGACCAACCCGATTCCCGCGCACAGGCAGCCCAACTGCAGCAGCACACGCGGGAGTTTGCACTCCGATTGTAGCTCGGGAAGCAGGTTAACCGTGGCGATATAGAGAAAACTCCCCGCGCTTACCGGCAAAAGCCACCCGACGTACCGTGCCGAATACCCCCCGGCAAAAAGTACAAGCGCTACCCCCACAAGGGAAGGTATCCCGGCAATAGCTGCCAGCCGCAGCGCCCTCCGGAAGGGCAGCCCCATGTGCACAAGGACCGCGAAGTCTCCCATCCGGTGGGGAATCTCGTGCAGCGCAATGGCCACGGCCGTCACCCAGCCGATGCGCGTGCTCGTGAGAAACGCCACCGCAACCGCAGCCCCATCGACAAAGCTGTGCAACATGCTCGCGAGGATCAGGTTCATCGGACGTGTGCTGTGCGGCCCGTGATGGTGATGCCCCTGCGTCTGCTGGTTGTGCGCACAGGGATCGCCCACCTCGGGTTCCGCGTCATTCCCGGTAATCACAAAGAAGATGCGCTCGGTGGCAAACAACGCGACCATCGACCCGCCAAGCAGACCCCAGACCAGCCGCCCGTTCCCAAGCTGTTCCACCGCCTCCGGCATCAGGTGCAGCAGAGCGGTCGCGATCAGCACACCGACCGCGAGGCTGACGATGTAGGGAAGCTGCCGCTTCAATGCGTCCTCGCGCCGCCGCAGACCCCAGGCGGCCCCGGTCGCTGCGAACTGCACCCCGGCGATCGCCAGAATGGCACTCAAGATTGGCATGTTGCTTCCTCGTCCCGAAGGAGGCGGCAAGACGGGCAGCAAGCAGCGTCGAACATTCCCTCGTAATGAGTATGGTATCGCATTAGCCTGTCTCGCTCCCGCCTGCCCGATAGAATGAACCCAGTTCAGGAGCGCCCAGCCTCATGCCAACACCCTCGCGACGCCTGCACGCCGTGCGTCTCGCCGCCGTTCTCGCCGCCGCTGTCCCCGCGGCTCACGCCATCGTCGTTCGCGGCACGGTCAGCAGCCCACTCGGTACCCCGATTCCCGGTTCTCGCGTCCAGCTCATCCAGGGACGCCGCTCCGTTGCCATCGCCATCACCGCCGCCGACGGCACCTTCGAGATCCGCTCCACGCTCTCCGGGCGCTTCGTCCTCCTCACAGGCGGAGGCCGCGCGCTCACCCCGCTCGTCGCCAACATCAGCCGCGACTTCTACGGAGGCCCCACCGACGTCGTCACCCGCAACGTCACTCTCGAAGCCACCACCCTTAATGAGTCGGTCACCGTCACCACTTCCGGCATCCCGACGCCCATCCAGCAGCTCACTGCCCCCGTCACCTTCGTATCGCGCGACGACCTTGCCACCCGCACCGGCATTTCCGACGAGCTTCGCCAATCCCCGGGCGTCACCCTCGTCCAGTCCGGCCAGCTTGGCGGCATCACCTCGATGTTCGTGCGCGGTGGCGATTCCGACGCCAACAAGGTGCTGATTGACGGCATCCCCGCCGGAGACGTCGGCGGCGGCTTCGACTTCGGCCTCGTTTCGACGACGGGCCTCTCCAACCAGGGCAATAACGGTCCCGCGGGTGAGCTCTATCGTGGCCCGAACTCCGCCCTCTTCGGCTCCGATGCCGCCGCCTCCGTCCTCAACCTCACCACGCCACGTGGCACCTCGACCCGTCCTGTCCTCGTCTACTCGGGCGATGGTGGCAACTTCCATACCTACCGCAACGAGGCCACGCTTAGCGGAACCCACACGCGGTACGACTACCTGGCCGCCTTCTCCCGCCTGAACTCGTCGAACTCCATCCCGGAAGACGAGTTCCACGCCGTCACCACTGCCGCGAACCTGGGCGCGGCGCTCCCGGCAAACTCGCTCATTCGCTTCACTTTCCGTAATACCGACTCTGCCCAAGGTGTACCGGGCCCGCGCGACTTCTTCGGCATCTCCGCCAACCAGAAGCAGGCCGACCAGGACCTCTACTCCGGCATCACCCTCGAGAACCGCCTCGCCGGCAACTGGCACAACCTCGTTCGCTACGGCATCGCCCGCAAGCGCGAACAGTTCTTCACCTTCACTCCTGTCGGCACGCTCTCTGACGATGGCTCAACCTATCTTGGCCTGACGAAGACCATTATCGGGGCCAACGGCTACCAGGTGGCCGGAGCCTCGCCCATCGCATATGCCGGGGACTATCCGCAGCGCTACGACCAGGTCTCCAACCGCGACGAGCTTTACTACCAGTCGGATTACACCTTTCCCCATCACATCGCCGCGCTCTTCGGCTTCCGCTACGAGAACGAGCGTGGAGCCTTCCGCTTTCCGCTCTACGCGACGAACGAAGACCTCCAGCGTACGAACTTCCAGTACACGCTCCAGGTCCAGGGCGACATCACCAACCGGGTGTTTTACTCGCTTGGCGGCGCGATCGAAAAGAACCACCTCTATGGCTTGCGGGGAACCCCAAGGCTCGGCCTCGCCTACGTTCCTGTCCGGCCCGGCTACAAGCTCTTCCATGGCACACGCCTGCGCGCGAACTTCTCCCGAGGGGTGCTGGAGCCAAGTCTCGCCGTCCAGTTCAGCTCGCTCTACGCCTCGCTCGCTGCCGCAGGAGATCCCGCGGCCATCGCCGCGTACCGCGTCACCCAGCCTAACGCCGAAGAGTCCCGCACCTACGACCTCGGCGTCGATCAGAACATCCTTCACGAAAAGCTTGTCCTCAAGGCCGGCTACTTTCACAACGAGTTCGATCACCAGTTCGAATACATTTCGCCGGCCGCGCTGCAGCAGTACTTCGGCATCGCCGACGCCAGCTCCCTCGCGAACCTCTTCGGCGCCTACACCAACTCGCTCACCTTCCGCACACAGGGCTTCGAGGGCGAGCTCCAGTATCAGCCGCTGCAACGGCTCTTTGTCCACGCGGGGTACACCTATCTCGCTCCCATCGTTCAGCAATCGTTCTCGACGGACGCGCTACAAGCGGCTGGAGCCACAACGAATCCGCTCTTCCCGAACCTCCCCATCGGCGCGACCAGCCCGCTGGTCGGCCAGCGCCCCTTCCGCCGCCCACCCAACTCCGGCTTCTTCGCCGTCCAGTACACCGGAACGCGTTTCACCGCCGCCTTCAAGGGAGCGATGAGCGGGAAATCCGATGACTCCACCTTCCTATCCACGGACCTTCTTCTCCCCAACCGCAATCTCGACCACGGCTTCGCGAAGCTCGACCTCAACTTCACCTACGCGGCAAACCGCTACTTCTCCGTTTTTACCCAGTTGGACAATCTCCTGAGCCAGCAGCACATCGGCCCCATCGGCTATACCAGCCTTCCGTTCACGGTACGGGCCGGATTGAAGATTCGCATCGGTGGCGATTAACCTCTGATGAACCGCCGTTCACTCCGTCGCGTCTAACTAGATGCCATGACGAACTCGAAGCACGTTCTCCTCACCACCGCCGCCCTCCTGACACTCAGCCTCGCTCCCCTTGTGCGTGCCCAGGAAGGCATCGCCCCCACCCAGGCCCTCGTCTTCGAGGACACCAAGACGCCCCAGCCTCTCACTCCCGCCAACACCACCCTCAAGGTCGACAACCACCCCACCCCCATCACCTCGCTTACCCAGGTGATTCCCACCGGAGCCCAGGTAGCCCTTCTCATCGACGACGGCCTCCGTACCAGCTTCGGTCGCAACCTCGACGACATCCGCCACTTCATCACCACCCTGCCTCCCGGCACCGAGATCCTCGTCGGCTACATGCAGAACGGCACCGTCCGCGCCACGCCCTTCACCGCGAACCACGAAGCCGCGGCCAAGGCCGTCCGCAATCCCATCGGCCTTCCGGGCATTAGCGCCAGCCCTTACTTCTGCCTCTCGGAGTTCGTGAAGCACTGGCCCAGTGAAATGAGTCAGAGCACCTCCGAGCCAGAAGGCCTCGCCCCGATCGGGGACGCCACTCCCTCTGGAGGCCACAAGGCGCGCTTCGTCATGATGATCACCAATGGGGTCGATCCCTATAACGGGTCCACGAGCGTCCTCAACCAGGACAGCCCCTACGTTCAGACCGCGATCCGCGACGCCCAGCGTTCCGGAGCGGCCATTTACTCCATCTACTTCACTGACGCCGGCATTCGCGGCGGACGCGCCAGCTTCAGTGGACAGAGCTACCTCACCCAGGTCGCGGATGCCACCGGCGGCACAGCCTATTATCAGGGAACCTTCAACCCAGTCTCGCTCATCCCCTTCTTCGAGCAGTTCGACCACGCCATCGCCGAAACCTACGTCGCCACCTTTCCCGCCTCCGGCAAAGACACCGTCCGTGTCAAACTCACCACCAACCTTTCCAAGACGAAGCTCCGCCATGCCGACGAAGTTCGTCCCGGAACCCGGCTGGCGGACTGAGCCATGTCTCGTCGCGCTTGTCTAGATGCCGATGTTGCTTCATCGTCCTGAGTGGAACGAATACCCTACACTTCGTTCCACTCAGTCTCACTGCGTGAAGAAGTGATCTCAGGCGGGCACGTATACCGCATACCCGCGCGGCGGGGCAGGGAACTCGGCCCGTCCATCCGCATCGGTCGTTCGCTCATCTGGATGCGCGTCGTCGTGCCCGTCCCATGCAATCGGCACAAACTTCTGATTGGCCCACTTCGTCTTCACCGACGTTCCGGACCACTGATCGCCCAGGTTGTTCAACACGTAGATCAATCCAGGTTGCGACGTCTTCTCATCCTGCCAACCGATCCTCTGCATGATGTAAAGATCTGGATCGGCGTGGAGGATTTGCGAGTCGCCCCCGGCGTTTTTATGGTGCGCCTGGATGAGCGCGTCGATGCCGTTCGGAGTCCCAGGACGCCCAAGCCCGTTGTTGTAGTAGTCGTACCAGAAGATCGACGGGTAGCCTTCGTGCACCATGATGAACGAATAGGCCATCAGCTTGTCGTTCACAATGGTGCTGTCGCCCATGTCATGGTTCTCGACGAAGGTTGCGGCGTGAGCAGGCCGCTTCATCAGCACACTCCCGCCATCGGTCAGGTTGCGCAGGTCATAGTTAGGCAAGTCGCAAACGTCTTTCAGCTTGTAGCGCAGCGGAAAGTCGAACGCCGCGATCTGCGTATCGGTTACGCTGTTCACCTTATCCAGCCATTGATCGATGTCCTCTGCCCCCGACCAATACTCACCCACTACATACGGGGAAAACTCCGCGCCATCCTTGACGTAGCGGTATTTCGAAAGCATCCCGATCATCCAGGCGCCGAAGCCCTTCACGAAGTCGAAGCGGAAGCCTTCGAAGCCAAGTTCCTCGATGAGCATGCGCGCGTACTTGTACATCGCGGCATACACCTCGGGGTTGCGATGGCACAGGTGAGGGAAGCCTGCAAAGTTCTCGCCCTCCACCATGAACTGCTCATAGCGGCTCGGGTGATAGTGGTTCCAGTCTCGCGGAAACTCGCCGCTCTTCGGATTGAACTTCGTCCAGCGTTTCTTGCCATCGAGCGGGTTTACTTCTTCTTCATCCGCGCCGGAGTTATGGTTGATTACCATGTCCGCATAGCAACCGATATTGTTCTCGTGCGCCTTATCAATGAGCGCCTTCAACTCCGCCTTGTTTCCGTACCAGGTCTTCGTCCCGCCCTTCTGGTCGAAGTCGCCCAGGTCGAAGTAGTCATAGGGGTCATAGCCCATCGACGTATTGCTTGCACCCTTCGATACAGGCGGAAGCCAAAGCGCATTGAAGCCCGACTTGCCCAAGGCTTCGACATGCTCCGAAACGAAGTTCCACCAATTGTGTTCCTGGTTATCTTCCTTTGGGCAATCCCAGTAAAACGCCTGCATCAGCACAGCCATATCGCCATCTCCCGCTTAGGTACTTCAAAGCTCGGTGGCGGTCATCGTCAGGACAGAGGATCTGCATCCAACAAAGGGCTTCCGTTTTCTTTGAGTCTATGGCGTCAGATGCCCAGCACGAAAGGCAGGTTGGAATGGAGAGTTCAGATCGGCCGAATCCCTCCGATGTGACGAACAAAGGTGGATCTGTACCTCCGCCTTCCACGGGCCGGTTTGGGCCTGCGACGGAGCACCACACCGATCCGATGCAGGCGCCGTTCCGCACCGCTGGCGGAGCGCTTATGAACTGGTGGCGCGCCGTCACACTCGACGCCCTCATCGTCGGAGTCCTCTGGTTCATCGGCCTCGAGATTCTGCGTGTCCCCCTGGCACCCCTCTGGGCTGTCCTTGGCGCACTCTTCCAGTTCATCCCGGCCTTCGGTCCCATGCTCGCCCTCATCGGACCGGTCTTCTCCGTCGCCTTCAGCGAGAACCACGACATCTGGGACATCGGCCTCGTCCTCGGCATCTACGGGATCATCGCCGTCCTTGAAGGTCTTGTTATCGGGCCGTATGTCCTCCACCGAACCACCCGCGTTCCGTGGTGGGCTTCCTTCCTCGGCCCCATTGTCCTGGGCATCCTGATCCCGCCCTGGGGCGTGATCATCGCACCGCCCCTACTCGCGATCCTCTACGCGTTCCGTCGGCCCTCCCCGG
It encodes:
- a CDS encoding Fur family transcriptional regulator, with amino-acid sequence MPAPVQTRNTRQKDAIRAAFLEANRPLSPDEALNLAQKQVDGVSIATIYRNIGSLVEEKWLTEVPVPGGASRYEVAGKGHHHHFQCNTCGTVHELEGCELVMKPKLPRGFKYASHEYFVYGLCADCVK
- a CDS encoding YybH family protein, with amino-acid sequence MGTAVGNTINSPEVAAIRRLLEGWAERTRTGQLEHILDDHAEDALIYDMLPPLKYEGTEAYRRSWGDWHPDTPDEGRFELQDLSVIAGEDEALAQGSIQCGGPLALDGPSPKFRLEEDQWHLEDPARAYLKGDG
- the rpmG gene encoding 50S ribosomal protein L33, producing MRTIIKLVSTAGTGHFYTTTKNPKLKSGKLELSKYDPKIRKHVPYREAKA
- the rpmB gene encoding 50S ribosomal protein L28, which codes for MAKVCLVTGKRPMSGNKRSHANNKSRRRWEPNLQWKRIWVPSEKRFIRMRVSMAGLRNITKLGFEAAMLKSKAKAA
- a CDS encoding ZIP family metal transporter: MPILSAILAIAGVQFAATGAAWGLRRREDALKRQLPYIVSLAVGVLIATALLHLMPEAVEQLGNGRLVWGLLGGSMVALFATERIFFVITGNDAEPEVGDPCAHNQQTQGHHHHGPHSTRPMNLILASMLHSFVDGAAVAVAFLTSTRIGWVTAVAIALHEIPHRMGDFAVLVHMGLPFRRALRLAAIAGIPSLVGVALVLFAGGYSARYVGWLLPVSAGSFLYIATVNLLPELQSECKLPRVLLQLGCLCAGIGLVVLVGTLG
- a CDS encoding TonB-dependent receptor translates to MPTPSRRLHAVRLAAVLAAAVPAAHAIVVRGTVSSPLGTPIPGSRVQLIQGRRSVAIAITAADGTFEIRSTLSGRFVLLTGGGRALTPLVANISRDFYGGPTDVVTRNVTLEATTLNESVTVTTSGIPTPIQQLTAPVTFVSRDDLATRTGISDELRQSPGVTLVQSGQLGGITSMFVRGGDSDANKVLIDGIPAGDVGGGFDFGLVSTTGLSNQGNNGPAGELYRGPNSALFGSDAAASVLNLTTPRGTSTRPVLVYSGDGGNFHTYRNEATLSGTHTRYDYLAAFSRLNSSNSIPEDEFHAVTTAANLGAALPANSLIRFTFRNTDSAQGVPGPRDFFGISANQKQADQDLYSGITLENRLAGNWHNLVRYGIARKREQFFTFTPVGTLSDDGSTYLGLTKTIIGANGYQVAGASPIAYAGDYPQRYDQVSNRDELYYQSDYTFPHHIAALFGFRYENERGAFRFPLYATNEDLQRTNFQYTLQVQGDITNRVFYSLGGAIEKNHLYGLRGTPRLGLAYVPVRPGYKLFHGTRLRANFSRGVLEPSLAVQFSSLYASLAAAGDPAAIAAYRVTQPNAEESRTYDLGVDQNILHEKLVLKAGYFHNEFDHQFEYISPAALQQYFGIADASSLANLFGAYTNSLTFRTQGFEGELQYQPLQRLFVHAGYTYLAPIVQQSFSTDALQAAGATTNPLFPNLPIGATSPLVGQRPFRRPPNSGFFAVQYTGTRFTAAFKGAMSGKSDDSTFLSTDLLLPNRNLDHGFAKLDLNFTYAANRYFSVFTQLDNLLSQQHIGPIGYTSLPFTVRAGLKIRIGGD
- a CDS encoding alpha-amylase domain-containing protein, whose translation is MAVLMQAFYWDCPKEDNQEHNWWNFVSEHVEALGKSGFNALWLPPVSKGASNTSMGYDPYDYFDLGDFDQKGGTKTWYGNKAELKALIDKAHENNIGCYADMVINHNSGADEEEVNPLDGKKRWTKFNPKSGEFPRDWNHYHPSRYEQFMVEGENFAGFPHLCHRNPEVYAAMYKYARMLIEELGFEGFRFDFVKGFGAWMIGMLSKYRYVKDGAEFSPYVVGEYWSGAEDIDQWLDKVNSVTDTQIAAFDFPLRYKLKDVCDLPNYDLRNLTDGGSVLMKRPAHAATFVENHDMGDSTIVNDKLMAYSFIMVHEGYPSIFWYDYYNNGLGRPGTPNGIDALIQAHHKNAGGDSQILHADPDLYIMQRIGWQDEKTSQPGLIYVLNNLGDQWSGTSVKTKWANQKFVPIAWDGHDDAHPDERTTDADGRAEFPAPPRGYAVYVPA
- a CDS encoding AI-2E family transporter produces the protein MESSDRPNPSDVTNKGGSVPPPSTGRFGPATEHHTDPMQAPFRTAGGALMNWWRAVTLDALIVGVLWFIGLEILRVPLAPLWAVLGALFQFIPAFGPMLALIGPVFSVAFSENHDIWDIGLVLGIYGIIAVLEGLVIGPYVLHRTTRVPWWASFLGPIVLGILIPPWGVIIAPPLLAILYAFRRPSPAKTR